tgatttatataattgatataaatcaaaacatcgagttatttctgattaattttttcgaactactttattaaggtgttgagaacctttggtgaccccatactttaagtgtctttaaaaagtacatagtgagcagtggtcgttacatacaaacgttcacctaaattgtcccagtcaattcatgaatttaatgtgtcaatcaatggccacagccacactgttttgaatttcattctatgtatgtCCACATGatttagatatttttcaaatatttttaaaatgccaGGTATTCGGACTTCCTCATTTTGTGGTATTTGCTGAATAAAGAGATCATGGTTTAACCGGCTTTACATTTGTATCTCCTACATTTTTTTTACAGCTACAACTATAATATTTTGTAGGTTATTGTACACATAATGGAAGTGTACAtgtcatataattttatatataaaaaaaacatggtttGTACTACTACAGTTTAATGTTCTAAtgcaataaataatttttttaagattGTCAGATATTTAATCAATACCGGAAAGTTGAACTTGGTGATCAATGGAAATTGAAAGTTGAACTTGGTGACTACTAAAACTGGTAAGTTGAACTTGGTGACTACTAATTCTGGAAAGTTGAAACCTTTTGACTGAACATTTAGTCCTGCAAGTGTAGAcattcagaataaaaataaaagatacatagtgttaaatttatattttctgatgGTCAGGAGGGGTCATCATTTGTGTTTGACAGACGGCGCAACAATTTCAAGTTGTAATTAAACATCACTGTTTGTCAAATCTAAAGTATTTGAAACTATActcatgcagacatcttatacagTCAGGACTGGTATTtaacatccaatattttatggaatattctttacaaagcacaaacatgtcggCATTaacctcaaaagctaaccaaacctttaaacagacttattcggaAAAGGACATAGTcatgatactgttgtcaggtcattaaggattgcatattttgttattaatattgattcactcatagggtctttgcatccgaaataaaaattattattctaaaaccagttgttggcatgatacgggttatgttcttctcatatgttttattatggtatgatacttaacccctaacgggagggattgtatttgattttcatatgattcagacataatctttcaatcagtttaattgaggtctggagctggcatgtcagtaactgttagtagtcctttgttaatttatgtatcattgtcatttttcttaatttcttttgttacctgttctgacatcggactcggacttgttttaaactgagttttactgtgcgtattgctatgtgttactttattctacattggctagaggtattggggagggtttagatctcacaaaacatgtttaaccccgccgcattgttgcgccggacccaagtcagaagcctctggactttgttagccttgtatgtttttttaattttatttcatttatatgttttgaagtttaatGTGACGTTCactttcactgaactagtacacaattttatttaggggccagctgaggaccacctccgggtgcgggattttctcgctgcgttgaagacccattggtggccttcggctgttgtctgctctttggtcgggttgttgtctccttgacatattccccatttccattctcaattttatatgtccATATCTAGTTTTTGCATTTAGATTCACATGTCACATTTTTGAATGGTGGGTCCTTTTGGTTTACTGTACGGTATGAAGACCGTTCAATAACCGATAGTTTTTAAATTCTTCGCCTTTTGGTCACTTGTATACtatgtttcattggcaatcataacacatctcttCATTTCAACATTCACACAAATCAACTCGAGGAAAACACtcacaataatattaaaaacggtaacaaaaatattacaaacaaaacaaaagacgCCAAGCAACAATTAAGAAAGTTCGTCTTGGTTCAGGGAATTAAATCCTTAAAAATCCCTACACGTTTATATCAACAATTTTATCAATACCATGTATATTATCTTAATTAAATGTGTCATGGTCAAATGTAAGTGTACTTATTTTTCAACACATTCCAGACTTACGCACGCATTGTAGGGTTATGATATATTTGATAACTTTTATTCGTCAGatataaataagaaatacatgATAGGAGagttttattaatttcatttcagaagatttcctgttttttttcattctttactGTGATGCTCCTCCTTCATTTCCATCATGATCATGTTCCCCTTTATTTTTCTCATTGATCATTTCCACCTTGATCATTTCCACCTTGATCATCTCCACCTTGATTATCTCCACCTTGATCATCTCCACCTTGATCATTTCCACCTTGATCATTTCCACCTTGATCATCTCCACCTTGATTATCTCCACCTTGATTATCTCCACCTTGATTATCTCCACCTTGATCATCTCCACCTTGATCATTTCCACCTTGATCATCTCCGCTTTGATCATCTCCACCTTGATTATCTCCACTTTGATCATTTCCGCCTTGATTATCTCCACCTTGATCATTTCCACCTTGATCATTTCCACCCTCATCTACATCTTGAGCATTTACAGTTTGAACATTTCCATCTTCAGTTCCACCTTGATTATCTCCACCTTGATTATCTTCACCTTGATCATTTTTGCCTTTATCCTTTCCACCTTGATCTTTTCCTTAATATAGACATGAGATTATAAATTATGTACGCATACAGAAATCATGTATTAGTTATTAGTCCCCTACCGACGAAgtcgaaggggactttaggtttgcactccgtcCGTCTatccatccgtcagtccggcaaatcagttttcaacacttttttttcCTGCTTgcagatattgatttgatattgtgTGTATTATTtgatcatgacaagttacagattaAGTTCGAATTTTGTTCCGGTCTCATGATTATGTGCAGAGTTATGTTTCTTTGAACTTagaaaattcactaaaataatcagttttccgcactttttttcgtcatgcttaaagatattgatttggaaattggtatatagttttataatgacaagttacagaaacagatcaatttcaaattttgttccggtctgatgatattgtgcagagttatggtccttggactaagaaaattcacttaaaaaattgttttcagcTTTTTTTGTCGTCATGCttaaagatattgacttgatatttgttgtatagtttgtacaccatgacaagttatagatctagttaaaattttgttccaatacaatgaatttttaaccggtaagggactatgtattgccatgcaatactcacagaatgcttgtttacATAGCCATATGCAAGGGTTTGAATAGGGGTCCTACAATtatgtattctttcattttttaaatcatttttctcaattctttttaaagtttgctccatattttctattctttaaatttttgcaCCCCActattttctatctttttttttcttttttttgggggggggggggagttgggggggggggggcgtgtgTTCATTATTTGTTTGTCCATTTTTTCGTAGTAAATATCGTTTCATTTCTTGTCTCCAATGGTACATTCAGATTTTGTAATCAAAAAGCCCAGTAGCCCGTATCGCTCCCTCGATTCGTATATTGTaactgttttctttatttttttctgcacTGGAATAATTAAGATAccaattacaattacatgtatgaTAAACTATTTCTATGCCATTGAGatttatagaaaatgatagaaAATACTAGgcgtaagggagctaccatttgatttttatggggggggctaggatgaaaaattttgtcctgcattttttttagctgtaatctctgtcctgcctttttatttttcactctgttcggtcctgctttttttttagtttatcctgactttttattacctaaattgtagtcctgacttttttttttttgcaagtgcctcatcctgcctttttttttaactcaaaactcctgtcctgcctatttttttcaaatttcatcctagccccccccataaaaatcaaatggtagctccctaaatcaAAATAATGAACGTAATTTAATCAAATTTACAATAAGGATCTTCCTTTAACATTACTCCTCCCAGAGTCTTTGCGCTATATATGTTTTTGAATATCAAGTTAACTAGCTGTCCATTTcttaaacacaaactttattatGTCCGAAAGCTGAGGATAAAACTTTTTTGTAATCAgagattttgaaaaatatatagaaaaaattgaAGGCGCGGTTCCAGCCATTTTTACAAAGAGGTTCCAACCCCAGAACACCATGAAACcttcatgaattaaaaaaaaagaggaaagagTGAGGTTCAAACCCCTGGAACATACCCCCTAGATCCGCAAATAAAATTGTGTTGTATGAAGGTGTTACTACACCATTTAGGCGGCATAACCACTCTCTCAAATTTTAGAGGCGAAAGTTCTAGAAACATGTCAGTAGTGCACTGAATTCATCAAATGGGTACCAAACGCTTATTTTATTAAACTGAATAAACCacttaaaatgaaagaaattatagataaattttatcttttattttgttttttaaatagtgTTTTACATACTGTCACCTTACTGGCTAGTAACCTTAAGACACCAGTGATTCATACCAGTCCTGTGGCGGATTCAGAATAGAGTTTAGAGAGCGTACGCCTACCGTTTTGATCGCCAATAAAAATTACCATGCATGTTTCTCAcaattaatttgaataataagCATCAAATTGTCCAACCATGTTTTTGCCTCACTCCGTGTGGCTCTATCATCACTTTtctactttttctgaaattacgcCCCCTTTCAAAAATTCTGGATTATGTTCTCTTCACTTTACTATGAATTTTAAAGGGATTTTTCTAagtgatattttctttttaacaagGAAATGCGAATAATTCGAAGAAACCatgcatgttttaaaaaaatcttagtcgtaatttttttgtgtgaaaccgactcctggaTCCTAAAAAGAAAAGCCTAATTCATCGAAGTTCGACTTTGCTTAAGAGAGTGGATACCTTAATTTCTTAattgatcaaattttttttctcaatagaataacattgttataaattgtgtcaGTACGGTAGCACTGATCGCTACCAATAATTGAAATATGGacaataatttcaaattattagaTGCGATTTCTTGAAATCCTGGATTTAAAAAATTCTTTCGCGAAATCTGTCCTGTCACAATTTTTGCAATAGTTAAAACATCGCAAAAAGTtactgaatataataataaagtAATTACTTACGCGGACGTCCAAAGACTTGTTTAGTAAAACAAGACAATACGACTAATATCAACAAGACTTCAAATACTTTCATGGCGTCACAGTAGTTGAATATCGGTAAGGAATGCGTGAAAGCTGCAAACTAGACTAAGTGTATAATTAATTATGAACAGAGAATAGTGTTTCTTTATACTTGTACTTCATTTCTGCTGCAACACTTGTACTTATTTTTCGATGGTTGAC
The window above is part of the Mytilus edulis chromosome 6, xbMytEdul2.2, whole genome shotgun sequence genome. Proteins encoded here:
- the LOC139526479 gene encoding putative carbonic anhydrase 2 — translated: MHGKDQGGKDKGKNDQGEDNQGGDNQGGTEDGNVQTVNAQDVDEGGNDQGGNDQGGDNQGGNDQSGDNQGGDDQSGDDQGGNDQGGDDQGGDNQGGDNQGGDNQGGDDQGGNDQGGNDQGGDDQGGDNQGGDDQGGNDQGGNDQ